Part of the Zea mays cultivar B73 chromosome 4, Zm-B73-REFERENCE-NAM-5.0, whole genome shotgun sequence genome is shown below.
GATAAAACTCATGTATGCACACTAATTAACCACTCAACCCAGATAATGGAAAAAGAGCAAGAGAAAAGGGCAAAGAAAAAGGCGGTGAGTGGCCAACACGCAAATATATGTCCACTCACTACACACGTACTCCCTAGCTATGCATATTCATATATAGGCCACCTGAAAATGATAGCGCTATGGGTTTAATTAATTAAATTTACAGGCGCTGTCCTCAGGTGCCCAAATAAAGTGCAGGAAGAAAATGACGTCACGTGTATCGTGTCGATTTACCAAACGAATGGAGGAAAATAAATCAAGCGGTTGCGTGGTTCTTCACTTAATTTTCAGCAGCTTCCGATCAATTCCGAACATGTCCGGCGCCGGGGTTTTCACGAAATTAAAGTCTCGCTTCAATCTGCTCAACTTTGGGGTTACGAACTAATGCAGGCGCACCTGAGGACTGTTTGATTCGTGGCTAATTGTATCATACTTTATCTCGTTCGAATTAAAAAAGTAATCTTAGACATAAAAATTAGATAAAATATGATAAGTTAGTCAGCGAACCAAACATGCTCTAAATCTGAAAATTTTAATTGGGCGTGACTCTTGCCAGATCTAATAAGTTAGCAAAAAATAGCTGCTAACGCTGATTATATAGTTGCTAATGCGGATAGTCAAACTGTTCTTTCACCATAATAGTAAATAGAGAAATTTCCTACCACCTAATTAAGACATATGGCATTACTTATTTCCGACGGCTTATGATCTATATCGAAAATAAGGTTATGTCCGACAGCTGTCGGTGGTGACGATGTCCAGTAAACCCCACATAAGTTAACTCCTCTGAGAGGTCTCCGAGTGATCATTATGCAATATGTGTATAGAGCCTGTGATCTTGTGCATGTCTACTGTTGTTAATTAGCTAGCCAGGGGACACGCAACTAGATAGGCTCTCATGGACTAAGCACTAGCAGTAATTCTACTTGAGTGGAGAGGTAATTATACTGAACGTGCTACCTAGCTAGCTTAGCTTATACTAGTTTAATTTATTGATTAGGAGACACATCCACACGAgaaacatgatgtatgagtatgACCCATATATACTAATACCTCTGTTCTTAATATATGACGCCATTgattttaaaaaaaactttgacTACTCGTTTTATTCAAAAAAAAATGtgaattatcatttattttgttatgatttgttttatcacttaaaGTTTTTTGAGCATGACTTGAAACCTTACATTtataataaatattttgaataatacGAGAAGCCAAAGTTTAAAAAAATCAAAGACGTCATATACTtaaaaacggagggagtactataCTAGCAATGACACAGATGAAAGAAAGAAATAAACTATATTGGGTACCATACATGATACATATAGCGTGTGTGAGAGAGAACAAAGTGCCCTCGCATCAACTATCAAAGTAACAGTGGATCATGCCTAATGATGCCTTTTTCATTTTGTAGTGGTTTGCACATTGCAAAAAAAATGTTAACTTCTCTGCAATATATATCTCCCAAGTAAGATTTTGTCTAACATAAAGAAGCTAGTATAGTAGCTGGTTAGGCACCAACCAAGCAAATGTGAAGAAAGTGTAGACACGGCATGCACATGGTGGTCATGGTGGACTGCTCCGCTCCACTTGCGTTGCTGGAGTCAACATGGACAGCCAACAATGGTCACCACCCTATAAAAACCCTATCCCCCTGCACTCCAAACACACAACTCATCACCTTCCTTCCTTTCTATCATCATCGTCCACACAAACACATCCTACTCTTTAGCAAAAAGACATGGCAACCACCAAGAAGGAGAAGGTCATCCTCGTCCTGCTGTTCTCCCTGACGATGCTCCCTCTCAGCACCCTCGGCACCCGCTCCGGCCCGGCGGCCGTGCAGCACCACGGCCACGGCGGCACCACCAAGCACCCCTCGCCTCCTTCACCAGCCACGGCGGCGCTGGTACGCAGCACGTGTAACTCCACGGCGTACTACGACGTGTGCGTGTCCGCGCTGGGCGCCGACCCGTCCAGCGCCACCGCCGACGTCCGCGGGCTCTCGACCATCGCCGTGTCCGCGGCGGCCGCCaacgcctcgggcggcgccgccacGGCCGCGGCGCTCGCCAACGGCACCGGCACCGCCGCGTCGTCGTCCAACGCGCAGGCGGCCCCTGCCACGGCCTCCGCCGCCGCGGCGCTGCTCCGCACGTGCGCAGCCAAGTACGGCCAGGCCCGGGACGCGCTGGCCGCCGCCGGGGACTCCATCGCGCAGCAGGACTACGACGTGGCGTCCGTGCACGTgagcgccgccgccgagtacccgCAGGTGTGTAGGGTGCTGTTCCGGCGGCAGAAGCCCGGGCAGTACCCCGCGGAGCTGGCGGCGAGGGAGGAGACGCTCAGGCAGCTCTGCTCCGTCGCGCTCGACATCATCGGGCTCGCCTCCACCAACACCAACTAATAAGCTAGCAGCAGTGGCGTGGCGGCGAGAAAAGAGAGGAAGATTTTATAAAAAAAAAGTagcacctttttctttttggtttAATTACTGTACGTATTATATTAATTAGCAGGGCACATGCACGCAGATGCATATTTAAATTATAAAAAGGTTGGTGTGCCTGCCCAATCACCATTTGAAGAATTATTTGAGCAGCTCATGAGCATGTTGTCGTGGTGCCAGTGCCACAGCAGAGAGCTAGTTCACCATGCACGCACGTCCTTGGTCGATCGTACGCCTCTGCATGCATGGAGATCGACAAACTAGACAAGGATGTGTGCTGTGGCGAGATTGTGCAGGAAAGCAAGGGACAACACAGGATCGAGTAGTCGGCGTTGGTTTCCCAAGTCTAGACCAATCAAATAACATATCGAGTATCAAAATTCATACATTAGACAGACCACTGTTATCAAAATTCATACATTTTGTGGATTAACCTAAAAGTCCAAAAACAATATAGATCATCTTCAATCTCTtgaatagagagagagagagagacatcaTCCATGCTTGCAGTTCGATCGAGATCATCAGCAGGCATGGCTGACCAGCAGCGTGTACGACGATGCTGGTGGATTTCATCAGATCTTGAGACGTAGAGGAACCCTACCGGATTTCGCCAGACTTTACAACTGGGGATCGGATGCCTATGACAAACGACTATATCAATATGCATTGCATGACCTGTCAAGGAAAGCAACCTTCTGCACGGACAGTCGTCGGCAAAAAGATGATGCATCTGCTGCAATAGTCAAACACGCTTTGAGAGAGACTAGTGAGTGGAGTGGAGTGAAGCTGGTAGGAAACCAGCAGCAGATGGAACCTGCAGCTGATCGATCACCGAGAGGGGG
Proteins encoded:
- the LOC103650834 gene encoding pectinesterase inhibitor 28, which encodes MATTKKEKVILVLLFSLTMLPLSTLGTRSGPAAVQHHGHGGTTKHPSPPSPATAALVRSTCNSTAYYDVCVSALGADPSSATADVRGLSTIAVSAAAANASGGAATAAALANGTGTAASSSNAQAAPATASAAAALLRTCAAKYGQARDALAAAGDSIAQQDYDVASVHVSAAAEYPQVCRVLFRRQKPGQYPAELAAREETLRQLCSVALDIIGLASTNTN